In the genome of Hymenobacter taeanensis, one region contains:
- a CDS encoding ATP-binding protein translates to MSHKSTSEVLRPHVEVQYADELAALASIDDRPKPPNWQLSPWAVVTYLLGGKLDNGFEIEPKYIGQRRLMEIAVATLATDRALLLLGVPGTAKSWVSEHLTAAISGHSNLLIQGTAGTSEDAIRYSWNYARLIAEGPSAAALVPSPLLKGMQEGALVRVEELTRIPSDVQDTLITVLSEKVLPVPELATEIQATRGFNVIATANDRDKGVNELSSALRRRFNTVVLPLPTSVAEEVQIVHSRVEKTGRALQLPPTITALEQISRLVTVFRELRSGVTENGKTKLKSPSGTLSTGEAISVLNSGLALAAYFGDGTLQAADLAAGLTGAVIKDPVQDRVVWLEYLETVVKERDGWKDLYRACREVVE, encoded by the coding sequence ATGTCACACAAGTCTACCTCCGAAGTGCTGCGCCCCCACGTAGAGGTGCAATACGCCGATGAACTCGCCGCTCTGGCTTCCATTGACGACCGCCCGAAGCCGCCGAACTGGCAGCTCTCGCCCTGGGCCGTGGTCACCTACCTGCTGGGTGGCAAGCTGGACAATGGATTCGAGATTGAGCCCAAGTACATTGGGCAGCGGCGCCTAATGGAAATTGCCGTGGCTACCCTGGCCACCGACCGCGCCCTGCTGCTGCTGGGCGTACCCGGCACGGCCAAAAGCTGGGTTTCGGAGCACCTGACTGCCGCCATCAGTGGGCACTCCAACCTGCTGATTCAGGGCACGGCCGGCACCAGTGAAGATGCCATCCGCTACTCCTGGAATTACGCCCGCCTCATTGCCGAAGGCCCCTCCGCGGCGGCCCTTGTGCCCTCACCCCTGCTCAAAGGCATGCAGGAAGGCGCCCTGGTCCGGGTAGAAGAGCTCACCCGCATCCCCTCCGACGTGCAGGACACGCTCATCACCGTCCTCTCCGAAAAGGTATTGCCCGTGCCCGAGCTGGCTACCGAAATCCAAGCCACCCGCGGCTTCAACGTAATTGCCACTGCCAACGACCGCGACAAGGGCGTAAACGAGCTGAGCAGCGCCCTGCGCCGCCGTTTCAACACCGTGGTGCTGCCCCTACCTACCTCCGTGGCCGAGGAAGTGCAGATTGTCCACTCCCGCGTGGAGAAAACCGGCCGGGCCCTACAGCTGCCACCCACCATCACGGCCCTGGAGCAAATCAGCCGCCTCGTGACCGTCTTCCGGGAGTTGCGCTCCGGTGTGACGGAGAACGGCAAAACCAAGCTCAAGAGCCCGAGCGGCACCCTCAGCACCGGTGAGGCCATTTCGGTGCTCAACAGTGGCCTAGCCCTGGCCGCCTACTTCGGCGACGGCACCCTGCAAGCCGCCGACCTCGCCGCCGGCCTCACCGGCGCCGTCATCAAAGACCCCGTGCAAGACCGCGTGGTATGGCTGGAGTACCTGGAAACCGTAGTAAAAGAGCGCGACGGGTGGAAGGACTTGTACCGGGCCTGCCGGGAGGTGGTAGAGTAA
- a CDS encoding DUF5682 family protein gives MPTDLRLYGIRHHGPGSTASLLKALDAFQPDLVLMECPADGEKALALASNPELKPPVALLIYNPKQHAQASFFPFAHFSPEWQAAQWCQQHGAHLRCFDLPMTLRFALPDTVEMQPHPLAPSPQGEGEPATSSKADDQVADNPTGPEKPEADLETLEQVPPLPEERGLGGEVPLRHDPIAHLARLDGYTDGERWWEARIEHSAGHADTFEVVLHTMTALREELAQPESEETLLREAYMRETMRASLKQGYQRVAVVCGAWHAPVLRLEELPRYAKEDKARLKGLKKAPTEATWVPWTYERLAFQSGYGAGVLSPAWYELLFAEPHDRVVTHWMVRAAHLLRAQQMDASSAHAIEGVRLAETLAAVRGLALPGIEELEEAAVSIFGGGYAEALELVHQQLVVGEALGEVPEELPASPLQQDLAQQQKALRLKPEATSKTLALDLRKDLDLSRSHLLHRLQLLSIRWGKPQQVQGKSGTFHEVWELQWRPEMVLGILEAGRWGNTILSAASGAANHRAEQATDLGQVSQLLEEALRADLAPALPALVARLEALSAGTRDVAHLLSALPPLVNVLRYGNVRRTETAQVAHVVHHLVPRLCISLPLACTGLDRDAASQLLERLEAAHQAIRLLPNEDQQAHWYAALHIISRQPASSGLLAGVAARLLFDTQQLAPEETATLLGLALAPAQPTDYATAWIEGFLRGSGLLLIHNRVLFDLLDEWLSGLDEAVFQETVPLLRRSFADFSQPERQQVLALAVGGAAPQAALEADFDLERGLRVLPVLRELLGILT, from the coding sequence ATGCCCACTGACCTGCGCCTATACGGCATCCGCCACCACGGCCCTGGCAGCACCGCCAGCCTCTTGAAGGCGCTGGATGCGTTTCAGCCCGATTTGGTACTGATGGAGTGCCCCGCTGATGGGGAGAAAGCCCTGGCGCTGGCTTCCAATCCGGAGCTGAAGCCGCCCGTGGCATTGCTGATTTATAACCCCAAGCAGCATGCCCAGGCCAGCTTCTTTCCTTTTGCGCACTTCTCGCCGGAGTGGCAGGCGGCGCAGTGGTGCCAGCAGCATGGCGCCCACCTGCGCTGCTTCGATCTGCCAATGACGCTGCGGTTTGCCTTGCCGGATACCGTTGAAATGCAACCTCACCCCCTAGCCCCCTCTCCTCAGGGAGAGGGGGAACCAGCCACTAGTTCTAAAGCAGACGACCAAGTTGCCGATAACCCGACTGGTCCAGAAAAGCCAGAAGCTGATCTAGAAACCCTAGAACAAGTCCCCCCTCTCCCTGAGGAGAGGGGGCTAGGGGGTGAGGTTCCCCTCCGCCACGACCCCATTGCCCACCTCGCCCGCCTCGATGGGTACACCGATGGGGAGCGGTGGTGGGAAGCTCGCATTGAGCACAGCGCCGGCCACGCCGATACATTTGAGGTGGTACTGCACACGATGACGGCCCTGCGGGAAGAGCTGGCCCAGCCTGAATCGGAAGAAACCTTACTGCGGGAGGCCTACATGCGCGAAACCATGCGCGCCTCCCTCAAGCAGGGCTACCAGCGGGTGGCGGTGGTGTGCGGGGCCTGGCACGCACCGGTGCTGCGCCTGGAGGAGTTGCCGCGCTACGCCAAGGAAGACAAAGCTCGCCTGAAGGGGTTGAAGAAAGCGCCCACTGAAGCCACCTGGGTGCCTTGGACCTATGAGCGCCTGGCTTTCCAATCGGGGTACGGCGCGGGGGTACTCTCGCCGGCCTGGTACGAGCTGCTGTTCGCGGAGCCCCACGACCGGGTGGTAACGCACTGGATGGTGCGCGCCGCCCACCTGCTGCGTGCCCAGCAGATGGATGCCTCGTCGGCGCATGCTATTGAGGGGGTGCGCCTGGCGGAGACGCTGGCCGCCGTGCGCGGGCTAGCCCTGCCCGGTATTGAGGAGCTGGAGGAAGCCGCGGTGAGCATCTTCGGGGGTGGCTACGCCGAGGCCCTGGAGCTGGTGCATCAGCAGCTGGTGGTGGGGGAAGCCCTGGGCGAAGTGCCTGAAGAGCTGCCAGCCTCGCCCCTGCAGCAAGACCTAGCCCAGCAGCAAAAGGCGCTACGCCTGAAGCCCGAAGCCACGTCCAAAACCCTGGCCCTCGACCTGCGCAAAGACCTCGACCTAAGCCGCAGCCACTTGCTGCACCGCCTGCAGCTACTCAGCATCCGGTGGGGCAAGCCCCAACAAGTGCAGGGCAAGAGTGGCACCTTCCATGAGGTATGGGAACTGCAGTGGCGCCCCGAAATGGTCCTGGGCATACTGGAAGCCGGCCGCTGGGGCAACACCATTTTGAGTGCCGCTAGCGGCGCAGCCAATCATCGCGCCGAGCAGGCCACCGACCTAGGCCAGGTCAGCCAGTTGCTGGAAGAAGCCCTCCGCGCCGACCTGGCCCCGGCCCTGCCCGCACTGGTGGCCCGCCTCGAAGCCCTCAGCGCCGGCACCCGCGACGTAGCCCACCTACTTTCAGCCCTGCCCCCGCTGGTAAACGTGCTGCGCTACGGCAACGTGCGTCGTACCGAAACGGCCCAAGTGGCGCACGTGGTTCACCACTTGGTGCCGCGCCTGTGCATTTCGCTCCCCCTGGCTTGCACCGGCCTCGACCGTGATGCCGCCAGTCAGTTGCTGGAGCGCCTCGAAGCCGCCCACCAAGCCATTCGCCTGCTCCCCAACGAAGACCAGCAGGCTCATTGGTACGCGGCCCTGCATATCATTAGCCGGCAGCCGGCCAGCAGTGGCCTACTAGCCGGCGTGGCAGCTCGCCTGCTCTTCGACACCCAACAATTAGCACCCGAGGAAACAGCCACCCTGCTAGGCCTAGCGCTGGCCCCAGCCCAACCCACCGACTACGCCACCGCATGGATTGAAGGTTTCCTGCGAGGCAGCGGCCTGCTGCTCATCCACAACCGGGTGCTGTTTGACTTGCTGGACGAGTGGCTTTCTGGCCTTGATGAAGCGGTTTTCCAAGAAACAGTGCCCCTGCTCCGCCGCTCCTTCGCCGACTTCAGCCAACCTGAGCGCCAGCAGGTACTAGCCCTGGCCGTAGGTGGAGCCGCGCCCCAAGCCGCACTGGAAGCCGATTTCGACCTGGAACGTGGCCTGCGGGTGCTGCCCGTACTACGGGAGTTGCTGGGTATATTGACCTAG
- a CDS encoding response regulator encodes MEKLSSILLIDDDKTTNFLNRLLLEDLQVAHQVLVAENGQQALHIMTQGQQQSRPALILLDVNMPVMNGFEFLEAYATLEEAYRQSIILVMLTTSLHPRDIARLQELPIQGFLSKPLTKQMVQELLQTHFQRVLPD; translated from the coding sequence ATGGAGAAGCTTTCCAGCATTCTATTAATTGATGATGACAAGACGACTAATTTTCTCAACCGCCTGTTGCTGGAAGACTTACAAGTAGCGCATCAGGTTTTAGTGGCCGAGAATGGGCAGCAGGCCCTGCACATTATGACACAGGGCCAGCAGCAGAGCCGTCCGGCCCTCATTCTGCTTGATGTGAACATGCCGGTCATGAATGGCTTCGAGTTTTTGGAAGCCTACGCCACCTTGGAAGAGGCCTACCGGCAATCCATCATCTTGGTTATGCTCACTACCTCATTGCATCCGCGCGATATTGCCCGCCTCCAGGAGCTGCCCATTCAGGGTTTCTTAAGCAAGCCCCTCACCAAGCAAATGGTGCAAGAGTTATTGCAGACGCATTTTCAGCGGGTGTTACCAGATTAG
- a CDS encoding M1 family metallopeptidase, whose protein sequence is MMLQYSNGARTSVFLLSLGLLGCSKKLMVSDTAALPASPAATPVAVVPGVSQQLAQDRASRISRLAYNLHLTIPARKADPIAATETVRFQLSSASQPVQLDFKEQTNNLKSVAVNGQPVAIDHHDEHLVLPAASLKTGLNEVQIAFVAGNQSLNRNEDYLYTLLVPDRARTVFPVFDQPNLKASFGLTLTLPKTWQAMANGPLQDSTLTADNKTYRFAPSDTISTYLFSFAAGKFTRLSRTLAGREMQFLHRETDKDKLRLSLDPIFQIHADALKFLESYTGIPYPFRKFDFVALPDFQYGGMEHVGAIDYKASTLFLDEGATQDQKISRSNLIAHETAHMWFGDLVTMQWFNDVWMKEVFANFMADKITQVAVANSNYDLKFVIDHYPAAYGVDRTTGANPIRQELDNLKDAGSLYGNIIYDKAPIMMRQLERLMGEEPFRQGLQEYLKKYSFGNATWPDLIQILDARTPADLQAWNQVWVNQPGRPIFDYQLLTKDGRSTEVVITQQAEDKSDRLWPQLFEVLLVYPDGRTKEVTVNMNQRQVELPQPEGKVAPAFILYNSSGLGYGVFPVDKQLTTGLGQLRNPVARAAAYVNLYENMLIGRSLAPRQLLDVYRKALPQEKEELNLKLLTGQLTDIYWKLLKPADRLALAPALERELWHAMQQNPAANSKKLLFKAYQSVALTKDAQTRLYQIWDKEQAPAGVKLTEDDYTALALALAVRDYPASTPILPKQLTRIQNPDRKKRMEFLMPALSPDVQTRDAFFASLSDEKNREKEAWVTAALAYLHHPLRAATSEKYLPQSLALLEEIQQTGDIFFPYFWLQATLGSYQTPTAARTVRDFLAAHPGYNPKLRAKLLQAADDVFRAEKLVP, encoded by the coding sequence ATGATGCTTCAATATAGTAATGGTGCGCGCACCAGTGTATTTCTGCTCAGCCTAGGCCTGTTGGGCTGCTCCAAAAAGCTTATGGTTTCTGATACGGCTGCTCTACCCGCCTCGCCCGCCGCTACTCCCGTAGCCGTAGTGCCCGGCGTCAGCCAGCAGTTGGCTCAGGACCGCGCTAGCCGCATCTCCCGTCTGGCCTACAACCTGCACCTAACTATCCCAGCCCGCAAAGCCGACCCCATTGCCGCCACTGAAACCGTGCGCTTTCAGCTCTCTTCCGCCAGTCAACCCGTGCAGCTTGACTTCAAGGAGCAAACGAACAATCTGAAAAGCGTAGCGGTGAACGGCCAGCCAGTCGCCATCGACCATCATGATGAGCACCTAGTGCTGCCGGCCGCTAGTCTGAAAACTGGCCTGAATGAAGTCCAGATTGCGTTTGTGGCTGGTAACCAGAGTCTCAATCGCAACGAGGACTATCTGTACACGCTGCTAGTGCCCGACCGCGCCCGCACAGTATTCCCGGTCTTCGACCAGCCCAACCTCAAGGCTTCCTTTGGGCTGACCCTCACGCTACCGAAGACCTGGCAGGCAATGGCCAACGGGCCGCTGCAGGATTCTACCCTGACGGCCGACAACAAGACATACCGCTTCGCACCCTCAGACACCATTAGCACCTACCTATTCTCGTTTGCGGCGGGCAAGTTCACGCGGCTCTCGCGCACACTAGCTGGCCGGGAAATGCAGTTTCTTCATCGGGAAACGGATAAGGACAAGCTGCGCCTGAGCCTGGACCCCATCTTTCAGATTCACGCTGATGCGCTGAAGTTTCTGGAGAGTTACACCGGCATTCCGTACCCGTTTCGTAAGTTCGATTTTGTGGCCCTACCCGATTTCCAGTACGGCGGCATGGAGCACGTGGGCGCCATCGACTATAAAGCCAGCACCCTGTTTCTGGACGAAGGCGCCACGCAGGACCAGAAGATCAGCCGATCTAACCTGATTGCCCACGAAACCGCCCATATGTGGTTCGGGGATTTGGTGACCATGCAGTGGTTCAACGACGTGTGGATGAAGGAGGTGTTTGCCAACTTCATGGCTGATAAAATCACGCAGGTGGCCGTAGCCAACTCCAACTACGACCTCAAGTTCGTTATCGACCACTACCCGGCGGCCTACGGCGTTGACCGCACTACCGGCGCCAACCCCATCCGGCAGGAGCTGGATAACCTCAAGGATGCCGGCTCGCTCTACGGCAACATCATCTACGACAAAGCGCCCATTATGATGCGGCAGCTGGAGCGCCTTATGGGAGAGGAGCCCTTCCGCCAGGGCCTGCAGGAGTACCTCAAAAAGTACAGCTTTGGCAACGCCACCTGGCCCGACCTCATCCAGATTCTCGACGCCCGCACCCCCGCCGACCTGCAGGCCTGGAACCAGGTGTGGGTGAACCAGCCCGGTCGCCCCATCTTCGACTATCAATTGCTCACCAAAGACGGCCGCAGCACCGAGGTGGTTATTACCCAGCAGGCCGAGGATAAATCGGACCGGCTGTGGCCTCAGCTGTTTGAGGTGCTGCTGGTGTACCCCGATGGTCGAACGAAGGAGGTGACCGTGAATATGAACCAGCGCCAGGTGGAGCTGCCCCAGCCGGAAGGCAAGGTGGCCCCAGCGTTTATCCTGTACAACTCTAGCGGCCTGGGCTACGGAGTTTTTCCGGTTGATAAGCAGCTGACGACTGGCCTAGGCCAGTTGCGCAACCCTGTGGCGCGGGCCGCAGCCTACGTAAACCTCTACGAGAACATGCTGATTGGCCGCAGTCTGGCGCCCCGGCAGCTGCTAGACGTGTACCGCAAGGCACTGCCGCAGGAGAAAGAGGAGCTGAACCTCAAGCTGCTGACGGGCCAGCTGACCGATATTTACTGGAAGCTGCTGAAGCCCGCCGACCGCCTGGCCCTGGCGCCGGCCCTAGAGCGAGAGCTGTGGCATGCTATGCAGCAAAACCCGGCCGCCAATTCCAAAAAGCTGCTATTCAAAGCATATCAGTCGGTGGCGCTGACCAAGGATGCCCAAACGCGCCTCTACCAGATCTGGGACAAGGAGCAGGCCCCCGCGGGCGTGAAACTTACCGAAGACGACTACACCGCCCTGGCGCTGGCCCTAGCCGTGCGCGACTACCCCGCTAGCACGCCCATTCTGCCCAAGCAGCTCACCCGCATCCAAAACCCCGACCGTAAAAAGCGGATGGAGTTCCTGATGCCGGCCCTCTCGCCCGACGTGCAAACCCGCGACGCCTTCTTTGCTTCCCTCTCCGATGAAAAGAACCGGGAGAAAGAAGCCTGGGTGACGGCGGCACTGGCCTACCTGCACCACCCGCTACGGGCCGCCACCTCCGAGAAGTACCTGCCCCAGAGCCTAGCCCTGCTCGAAGAAATTCAGCAGACCGGCGACATTTTCTTCCCATACTTCTGGCTGCAGGCTACGCTGGGCTCTTACCAAACGCCCACCGCCGCCCGCACCGTGCGGGATTTTCTGGCGGCTCACCCCGGCTACAATCCTAAACTGCGAGCTAAGCTGTTGCAGGCGGCCGATGATGTGTTTCGAGCCGAGAAGCTAGTACCATAA
- the pxpB gene encoding 5-oxoprolinase subunit PxpB: MEQPSPPNDLRTTAQLYPLGDAAVVLQLGHTISEATHRAIQALGHSLDQAPFPGLREFVPAFTTLTVYYDPWIVSRNGKRNPYNAVADRLHSLLRELPATAETQPQPVVEIPVCYGGRFGPDLAVVAEHTGLAPAEVIRLHTEPEYLVYMIGFAPGFPYLGGMPEQLATPRKAQPRPLVPAGSVGIAGGQTGVYSLPTPGGWQLIGRTPRRLFTPAAASPSLLRAGQRLRFVAISEEQYEHLLEHEL; the protein is encoded by the coding sequence ATGGAACAGCCTTCACCCCCCAACGATCTGCGGACAACCGCGCAGCTGTACCCCCTCGGCGATGCGGCCGTGGTGCTGCAGCTCGGCCATACAATCAGTGAGGCCACCCACCGCGCCATCCAGGCCCTAGGCCATTCCCTCGATCAGGCCCCTTTCCCCGGCTTACGAGAGTTCGTGCCAGCTTTCACCACCCTCACCGTGTACTACGACCCGTGGATAGTAAGCCGGAATGGTAAACGCAACCCCTACAACGCCGTAGCTGACCGGCTTCACTCACTTCTACGTGAGCTACCCGCTACTGCTGAAACCCAGCCCCAACCCGTCGTAGAAATACCGGTGTGCTACGGAGGCCGCTTCGGCCCCGATCTGGCCGTGGTGGCGGAGCACACTGGCCTAGCACCCGCCGAGGTGATACGGCTGCACACCGAGCCGGAATACCTGGTGTACATGATTGGTTTCGCCCCTGGCTTTCCGTACTTGGGCGGCATGCCCGAGCAGCTTGCCACCCCACGCAAAGCGCAGCCTCGCCCGCTGGTACCCGCCGGCTCGGTGGGCATTGCCGGCGGCCAAACCGGTGTGTATTCATTGCCTACGCCCGGGGGCTGGCAACTGATCGGCCGCACGCCCCGCCGCCTGTTTACGCCCGCAGCCGCTTCGCCCAGTTTGCTACGGGCGGGCCAGCGGCTGCGGTTCGTGGCTATTTCCGAGGAGCAGTACGAACACCTGCTGGAGCATGAGCTGTAG
- a CDS encoding biotin-dependent carboxyltransferase family protein — MSCSILRPGLLTTIQDAGRYGYQQAGVIVSGPMDPWAQRLTNLLVGNPAGTAGLEITLLGPTIRFEADHLICISGADLSATLDDQKLPLNRAMAVRQGSTLAFGAARSGCRAYLALSGGFAVPTVLGSQSTYLRAQLGGLEGRSLQAGDVVPAVGPTPAGQQLHQRLLAHSPDQRWVAAPWYPEVAPAPASGTVTTVRAIRGPEYALFTDESQQDFWQQDFTVTPHSDRMGYRLAGPELHHHTEREILSTAVTFGTVQVPAGGHPIVLMADHQTTGGYPRIGQVISADFPLLAQVPPGARLRFQEIGLTEAQYWYLRQEKKFQQLQRALALLHYP, encoded by the coding sequence ATGAGCTGTAGCATCCTTCGCCCCGGCCTGCTCACAACCATTCAAGATGCCGGCCGCTACGGCTACCAGCAGGCTGGCGTTATTGTAAGCGGCCCCATGGACCCGTGGGCCCAGCGCCTGACCAACCTGCTAGTGGGCAACCCGGCCGGCACCGCCGGGCTGGAAATAACGCTGCTGGGCCCCACCATTCGCTTTGAAGCCGACCATCTGATCTGCATAAGCGGCGCTGACTTATCCGCCACGCTTGATGACCAGAAGCTACCCCTGAACCGGGCCATGGCGGTGCGGCAAGGCAGCACGTTGGCCTTTGGCGCCGCGCGCTCGGGCTGCCGGGCTTACCTGGCCCTTTCCGGCGGATTCGCGGTGCCAACAGTGCTCGGCAGTCAATCTACGTACTTGCGGGCGCAGTTGGGTGGCCTGGAGGGCCGATCCCTGCAGGCGGGAGATGTAGTTCCGGCAGTTGGCCCCACTCCTGCCGGGCAGCAGCTGCACCAGCGCCTTTTAGCGCACTCGCCTGACCAGCGCTGGGTTGCTGCGCCGTGGTATCCGGAAGTAGCACCTGCTCCTGCTTCCGGTACAGTTACTACTGTGCGCGCCATTCGGGGGCCGGAGTATGCACTGTTTACCGACGAGAGCCAGCAGGACTTTTGGCAGCAGGATTTCACCGTAACCCCACACTCTGACCGCATGGGCTACCGCCTGGCGGGGCCGGAGCTACACCACCACACCGAGCGGGAAATTCTCTCCACGGCCGTTACCTTCGGCACGGTGCAGGTACCAGCCGGCGGCCACCCCATCGTGCTCATGGCCGACCACCAAACCACCGGCGGCTACCCTCGGATTGGCCAAGTCATCTCAGCCGATTTTCCCCTGCTGGCCCAAGTGCCGCCGGGCGCACGGCTGCGTTTTCAGGAGATCGGGCTTACCGAGGCGCAGTACTGGTATCTGCGCCAGGAAAAAAAATTTCAGCAACTTCAACGGGCCCTTGCCCTGCTCCACTATCCATGA
- a CDS encoding LamB/YcsF family protein: MNHPYAVDLNCDMGESFGAYSLGHDEAILPFITSANIACGYHAGDPAVIKRTVRLALQHGVAIGAHPGLPDLVGFGRREMAVSPEEAYDMTVYQLGALAAFVLVEGGTVHHVKPHGALYNMAAINPALAEAIAEAVYRVQPEACLYGLAGSALISAGQKLGLSTAHEVFADRTYQPNGTLTPRRQPNALITDPLGAIAQVVRMVKEGRVQALSGEEVAIQADTVCIHGDGAHALEFAQQIRGTLQQEGITVRARQLHTA, translated from the coding sequence ATGAACCACCCCTACGCCGTCGACCTAAACTGTGATATGGGAGAAAGCTTCGGCGCCTACTCCCTGGGCCACGACGAAGCCATTCTGCCCTTCATCACCTCCGCCAATATTGCCTGCGGCTACCACGCCGGCGACCCGGCCGTGATAAAGCGCACCGTGCGCCTAGCTCTGCAGCACGGCGTCGCCATTGGGGCCCACCCCGGCCTGCCGGACCTGGTTGGTTTCGGCCGCCGCGAAATGGCCGTTTCCCCGGAAGAGGCCTACGACATGACGGTGTACCAACTGGGCGCTCTGGCCGCGTTTGTGCTGGTGGAGGGCGGCACCGTGCACCACGTAAAGCCCCACGGCGCCCTCTACAATATGGCCGCCATAAACCCAGCCCTCGCCGAGGCTATTGCCGAAGCGGTGTACCGGGTGCAGCCCGAAGCCTGCCTGTACGGCCTGGCCGGCAGCGCCCTCATCAGCGCCGGCCAGAAGCTAGGCCTGTCCACCGCCCACGAGGTTTTCGCCGACCGCACCTACCAGCCCAACGGTACTCTCACGCCTCGCCGCCAGCCCAACGCCCTCATCACGGATCCACTGGGGGCCATTGCCCAAGTGGTGCGCATGGTGAAAGAAGGCCGCGTGCAGGCTTTGTCTGGCGAAGAGGTGGCAATTCAGGCGGATACCGTGTGTATTCACGGCGACGGAGCGCACGCCCTGGAGTTTGCTCAGCAAATCAGGGGTACGCTCCAGCAAGAGGGCATTACGGTGCGGGCTCGTCAGCTGCACACCGCGTGA
- a CDS encoding NRAMP family divalent metal transporter — translation MRPARNWGVLLGAAFLMATSAVGPGFLTQTTVFTQSLGASFGFVILTSILIDIGVQLNIWRVIAVSELRAPDIANRVLPGLGGFISALIVLGGLAFNIGNVGGAGLGLQVLTGLPVTLCAVLAAAVALTVFLVREAGPVMDRFAQFMGLVMIVVIIYVAVTTGPPVAEAALRTFAPSRIDPTAIITLVGGTVGGYITFAGGHRLLDAGVKGSAALPQVTQSAVMGISVASLIRVFLFLATLGVVSRGLAIDASNPPASVFQLAAGQVGYKLFGVVMFAAAVTSIIGSAYTSISFLKSMVPSVARHENRWIIGFIVLSTLVFVGVGKPVSLLVWAGALNGFILPITLGTLLVAAYRPSVVGTYRHPIWLTAFGILVVLVMTFMSGKVLMQQVMALLG, via the coding sequence GTGAGGCCGGCTCGCAACTGGGGCGTGCTGCTGGGCGCCGCCTTCCTGATGGCTACCTCCGCGGTTGGCCCCGGCTTCCTGACCCAAACCACCGTCTTCACCCAGTCGCTGGGTGCCAGCTTCGGCTTCGTTATTCTTACCTCCATCTTGATTGATATTGGGGTGCAGCTGAACATTTGGCGGGTTATTGCCGTGTCGGAGCTGCGGGCCCCGGATATTGCTAACCGGGTGCTGCCGGGCCTGGGCGGCTTTATTTCGGCCTTGATTGTACTGGGTGGCCTAGCCTTCAACATCGGGAACGTGGGCGGCGCCGGCCTGGGCCTGCAGGTACTCACGGGCCTACCGGTCACGCTCTGCGCGGTGCTGGCGGCGGCCGTGGCTCTCACGGTGTTTCTGGTGCGGGAGGCCGGCCCCGTCATGGACCGCTTTGCCCAGTTCATGGGACTCGTCATGATTGTGGTCATCATCTACGTGGCCGTCACTACGGGCCCGCCAGTAGCCGAGGCAGCCTTACGCACCTTCGCGCCTTCCCGCATCGACCCCACGGCCATCATCACCCTGGTGGGCGGTACGGTGGGCGGCTACATCACCTTCGCCGGCGGCCACCGCCTGCTCGATGCCGGCGTGAAAGGCTCCGCCGCCTTGCCCCAAGTGACCCAAAGCGCCGTGATGGGCATTTCAGTAGCCTCCCTGATTCGGGTGTTTCTGTTTCTGGCTACGCTGGGAGTAGTCAGCCGAGGCCTCGCCATTGACGCCAGCAACCCGCCCGCTTCAGTTTTTCAGCTGGCCGCCGGGCAAGTGGGCTATAAGCTATTTGGCGTAGTGATGTTTGCGGCGGCAGTCACGTCCATTATCGGCTCGGCTTACACCTCCATATCCTTCCTGAAGTCGATGGTGCCGAGCGTGGCCCGGCACGAAAACCGCTGGATCATCGGGTTCATCGTTCTATCTACCCTAGTATTTGTCGGGGTTGGGAAACCGGTGAGCCTGTTGGTGTGGGCCGGCGCGCTGAATGGTTTTATCCTACCCATCACCCTTGGCACGCTGCTAGTGGCTGCTTACCGTCCTAGCGTAGTCGGCACCTACCGCCACCCAATTTGGCTGACGGCCTTTGGCATTCTGGTAGTTCTGGTGATGACCTTCATGAGCGGAAAGGTGCTAATGCAACAGGTAATGGCGCTATTAGGATAA